The genomic stretch ttcaatatttctCATTCATTCAACAGTGCATTCAAACCCTTTCACGTTAGacattatatatacatatatatatgcatCCATATATATCAATTCATAGATTCATAAATGTATCATATACTAATAATTGACgatctatttttttcgtCCTTGCTAATTGTAATTtacataatattattagataaacCTATATCgaaatcatatttttttaattctatctaatgaaataatttgCTTAAATATACATCCCTCTCAGAAATACATTTCAATTGATGTTCTGAAACTTCTTGTTTTACTGAATCTCTAAAACTGTTAAAAGTATTCTCAACCCAGCTTAATTTTAATGGATCCTCTTCAGCCTCAATTTTATGCGCTCTTAGAGAACCAGCTAACTTGTTTGCTGCCTGATCACTAACGGATTTCACAGACATAGTAACGACTTGTGCCTTTTGACTAGCTGGAGTAGCATTGTTTTTAGATTCAATTTGTTTCCTTTTCTTTGTAAGATCATCGATATGTTTAAAATATGGCTTCACTTGTGCAATTTTTTCCACTGGTAAAAGATATACTTGCTTATTACTTGAAAATGCAACATATTGCCCATTATTTTTGACACTAACACCCTTTAAATATTGGATATTTGCATCCTCCCAATCATCACCtccattaatttcattgtctttattcttattaaaaaaagaacttTCATCCAATGGAATTTCTAATTCCCATACAGATGATTTAGCTTTATACCTTATATCAGAAACAAATGGATGATTTGCAGGTTTTTTACCAAGTCTTTTGTTCTTACC from Henningerozyma blattae CBS 6284 chromosome 4, complete genome encodes the following:
- the RPC37 gene encoding DNA-directed RNA polymerase III subunit C37 (similar to Saccharomyces cerevisiae RPC37 (YKR025W); ancestral locus Anc_1.262), which translates into the protein MSEKNSLFVKDDEDDDVDMISNANDSTTKEGTSSVAVESMDIDIDNDSLDSNSDEANFDIDEEDPIIEEIPLNIGGKDEHLHILQYIGKNKRLGKKPANHPFVSDIRYKAKSSVWELEIPLDESSFFNKNKDNEINGGDDWEDANIQYLKGVSVKNNGQYVAFSSNKQVYLLPVEKIAQVKPYFKHIDDLTKKRKQIESKNNATPASQKAQVVTMSVKSVSDQAANKLAGSLRAHKIEAEEDPLKLSWVENTFNSFRDSVKQEVSEHQLKCISERDVYLSKLFH